In Pseudomonas flavescens, the sequence ACCTGGTCACCGGTTTCGAGCAATGCGTCCAGCCGTTGCAGCGCGGCGCCAGTGCCCTGCAGTTCAGCGACCAGATCGAACGCGTTGAAGGCCGCGAAGCTGTAGCGGGCATCCAGTGCCCAGGCACGCTCGAACGCAGGCAATGCCTGAGTCTTGTCGCCATGCAGCAGCAGCGCATGGCCAAGGAAGCCATGGGCCATGGCGACCTGAGGCTCCAGACGGACCATTTCGCGAGCGGCGCCGATGTAGGCCGGGTGGTCGCCATCTTCGTCATGCCAGTCAGCCAGGTGGCGCCAGCCCTGATAGCTGTCCGGATGCTGCGTCAGCAGGTCACGCAGGGCGGCGATGGCTCCAGGACCATCCCCCTCGGCACGCGAGGCGCGCGGCCCGTAGAGCGCCATGTCGATCGGCGGTTTGCCTTCCCAGTACGGGGCGGCGAGCACCCTGCGCATGTCGTCGTGGCGCCCCGCCTCCAGCAGCAGATCCAGCAGGCGGCCGTTGATTGCCCGATGCCGAGGGCTGTAGCGCAATGCCTCGCGCAGGGCACGCTCACGCTCGGCCAGGTCACTTTCCTGATCGGCCAGGGCGATCCAGGCATCGGAGTCCCCCGGCCGGCTCTCCACCAGTTCCCGCGCCAACTGCAAGGGGCGCTGCTCGCACTGCAGCGTGCCCGCATAGTGCCTCAGCTGATTCCACGCCCACTCGTTGCCCGGCTCGTCGCGCAGCACCCGCTCGGCCTGATCCGCCGCTTCGGCGAACGCATCGCGGCGGCCCAGTACGTAGGCCAGATAGACCCGCAGCTCGGTGTTCTCCGGCGCACGCGACAACACCTGGCGCAGCATGCGCTCGGCCTCGTCCAGGCGATCGTCCTGCTCCAGCAGGCAGTCGACATAGAGACTGACGCTGGGCGTCCACAACGGATTGATGCGCAAGCTCTCCTGCAGCGTCTCGTAACAGGCATCGAGCTCGCCAAGGTGCTTGTGCAGCCGCGCCAGCTCCAGCGACAGCCTGGGCAGCAGTGGAAAACGCTCGATCGCCTGGCGCAGGGTGGCGGCAGCCGCCTCGTGCTGATCCATGCGCGCCAACTGGCGGGCCACGACCACCCAGAGATGCCAGAGGTCCTCACGCTGCTCCAGCGCCTCGCGCAACTGGTCGAGCAATACCTGTGGCTCGAGCAAGCGCTGCGCCTGTTGCTCATACGCCAGCCAGCCGTCTCCGAAGGTCACCTGGCGCACCAGTTCGGCGTGGATCTCGACGAGCGTCTGGGTGGCCTGCTGCTGGCCATCGCAGGTGTCGAGCAGGACATTGCTGGCATAGTCGTTGTCGACCGACAGGCGCAGGGCCAGTCGCATGGCCTCCCGGGCGGCCTCCCGACGACCGTCCTGCAACAGGACGAAGCCGCGGGTGGAATGGTAGAAGGTGCTCTGCATGTCGACCTGACCAGCCTGCTCGCAGAGCTGCAACGCCTCGTCACGACGCCCCTGCCGAGCCAGGCAGATGGCCAGTTCGCGCAGAGCCCAGGAATACTGGGGATGATTCTCCAACAGGCGACGCAGCGCCTGTTCCGCCGCTGGCAGCGAGCGGCGCTGCGCGCGCTCCACTTGCAGCTCGGCGATGCCCAGATGGTGCGGGTATTGGCCAGCCAGTTCCTCGACGTACTGGTCAGCCGCTTCGCTGCCCTCGCTCTGTTCCAGCAGGGTCACGCACATGCGCTGCGCCGCTACCGACAATGGCTCGAGGGCCGCGGCTTCCCGTGCCCACTCGAGCGTCTGCAGCACATCGGCGGCACGGCGCATACCCTGCTTGACCGCGGCACGCAGCCACCAGGCGCGACGACACCGCGGCTCGGCGCGGGCCAGCAGCGCCTGACAGGCATCGATGTCACCGTTGCGCCCGTGGTATTCGGCCAGCCCCAACAGCAGTTCGCCGTCCTCGGGGCGCTGCTCCAGTGCCTGCTCCAGCAGGGCCTGGGCGTCATAGGGGCGCAACAACTCGTCGAGCATCTCGCTGAGGGTCAGGCTGGGCGCGGCAGCCAGCCGGCCAAGCTGGGCCTGACGCCGTTCGAGGAATTGCAGCCCTTCTGCCGTACGCCCCAGCGCCCGCAGCGCGCGGAAATACTGCACGCTGTAGCCTTCGTGGGAAGCGTGCAGGCAGGCAGCGATTCGATACAGCTCGCAGGCCTGTTCGCGCAGGTTCTCGCCCCAGCGCAAACTGGCCAGGGCATTCCAGGCGCGGGCCTGGGTGGAGGTCTGCAGCAGCACCCGTTCGAGAATCCCGCTGACCTGTTCATGGGTACGGCCATCCTCGCTGAGCAGTTCGGCATAGCGCACGCTGATCGTCGGCTCGTTCCAGCGCTCCTGGCAGTGCCCGGCGAGCCAGTCCAGCTGAACGGAACGGGGCTGTAGCTGCGCCAGCGAATTGGCCTTGGCCAGAATCAGGTTGGAGTCCTCGGGAAACTGCTTCAGCAGTGCCTCGGTACCCTGCAGCACTTCACGTTCCTGACCGTCGTACCAGCCCAGGGAGCGTTGCGCCTGGCGGGTCAGCCGGTGCTCGGCAGCACGCGCCTGCAAGGCCTGGTAGGCAGTCAGTGCCTCGTCGCGGCGATGGACTTCCAGGGCACTGGTGAATCGATAGTACAGATCCCACAGGTCACGATCCGGCAACACCAGGCCTTCCAGGCGTCCCGCTTCGGCAGCCGGCAGCAACAGCATGCCCCGCGGACCGGAGGCGCGCTGTGCCTCGAACAGTTCCTCGGCCAGGTACTCGCCATGCTGTGGCTGTGCGGGGTCACGCACCAGCAGCGTGCCACGTGGTTCGTCGTAGCCCACCAGCGCCTGCAGATGACCGCTGCCGGTGTATTGCAAGGTCAGGGTGAAGGGTGCACCGCGGTCGATCAGCGCACGGGTGGTCGCCCAGTCCGCGGTGAACTCCACGGCCAGATAGCCATTGCGCTCCGCCCAGGCGCGCTCGGCCTGGTGCGAGGTGCCGTCGTAGCAGATTTCCTCGGCAACCTCGAGGTGTTCGACGGGCAGCCCCCAGTAATCGGAAATCGCCGTCAGGGTGGCAGGCACACAGGTCATGTGATGCTGCCTGACGAAACGTACCGGCAGTACCTGACGCCGCCCCGTCGGCTCGGCGAGACGGGTCTGCACGTTCAGGTAGAACCCGCCGCCCGCCTTGCCTGCCAGCTCGCGGGCTGCCGCGTAGTCGCCCTGCAGGCAGGCAATGTCACAGCGGCGGGCGGCGGCCCAGTCGGTACGCCGGCGCTCGGTGATCGGCTCGAGCGTTTGTATGTGATCGAGCCAGGACGAGGCTTCGTCCAGCAGCCCGCGCTCGATCAGGTGATCGACCAGGTGCGCGCAGATGCCTGGGCTTTGCATGTCACGGGCGCCACGGCGCATCAGTTGCAGAGCCCCATCGGCGTGCCCGAGCTGCAACTGCAGGGAGGCTGCCTGCATCAGGGCGGAACGAAAATCGGGGCGTGAGTCGAGTACCTGTTCGCACAGCGCCAGTGCTTCTTCGCGGCGGTCCTCCTGCTCCAGCGCATGGCTGCGCTCGACCAGCAACCAGGGGTCATCACCACTCAGTGCGCGAGCCTCCTCGAACAGCGCTTCGGCTGCCTGAAAATCACGCAACGAGGCATACAGGAAGCCCTTGAACGACAGCCATTCAGCACGCAACCCCTGCTCGGGCGGCAGCCAGTCGCCGAACGACTGGAACAAGCGCCAGGCACGATAGTGACCTCGGCGGGCGAACAGCATGCGGGCGTAACGCAGACGCGCATGGGAGGACTGCGGATAGCGTCGATAAGCCAGCCAGTTCAGCGCATCGGCCAGCCGTGGTGCACCGACGTGCCCTGCCAGCCGGGCAAAGCTGGTCATCGCCTCGGCGCCTTGCCAGTAACGGGGATCGCCCTGCTCGCTGGCCAGCGCGTAGGCCTGCAGCAGCAGGCCACGATCGACCAGCGCATCGAGGCGTTCGAGCAGAGCCGGTGATGGCGTCTGGGAATGGGGATTGAAAACGGACATTGCACTACCCTCCTTGGTCGTCGAATCTCGGCGGCACTCTATGCCGCCACGGCGTCATCGACAAGGGTGGCAGGCTGCACCTGTGACGGCCTGCTCGGGTACACTAGCGCCTCGCTGCGCTTCGTCACCCACTCGCTGTCACAAGGACCTCCCATGCCGATCCGTCACTGTATCGTCCACCTGATCGACAAGAAGCCCGACGGCAGCCCTGCCGTGCTGCACGCCCGCGACAGCGAACTGGGCGCTTCCCAGGCCATCGAGAACATGCTCGCCGACCTCAACGAGAGCTATAACGCCAAACAGGGCAAAGCCTGGGGCTTCTTTCATGAGGAATCCGGTGCCTACCCCTTCAGTGGCTGGTTGAAAACCTACCTCGATGAAGGCCAGGAATTCGCGGCGTTCAGCCGTCAGGCCGTGGAGCATCTGCAGAAGCTGATGGAAGAGTCCAACCTGTCCACCGGTGGTCACGTACTGTTCGCCCATTATCAGCAAGGCATGACCGACTACCTGGCCATCGCCCTGCTGCACCATAGCGAAGGTGTGGCGGTGAACGATGCGCTGGACGTGACCCCGGCCAAGCACCTGGATCTGGGCCAGTTGCACCTGGCGGCGCGAATCAACATCAGCGAGTGGCGCAACAACAAGCAGTCGAAGCAGTACATCTCCTTCATCAAAGGCAAGAACGGCAAGAAGGTCTCGGAGTACTTCCGCGACTTCATCGGCTGCCAGGAAGGCGTCGACTCGCCCAGCGAGACACGCACCCTGCTCAAGGCCTTCAGCGATTTCGTCGAGAGCGAAGACCTGCCCGAAGAACAGGCCCGGGCGAAGACCGACACCCTGGTCGACTACGCCACCAGCCAGGCCAAGATGGGCGAGCCGATGACCCTGGAAGAACTCTCCGGGCTGATCGACGAAGAGCGGCCGAAAGCGTTCTACGATCATATCCGCAACAAGGACTACGGCCTGTCGCCGGAGATCCCTGCCGACAAGCGCACGCTGAGCCAGTTCCGCCGCTTCACCGGCCGTGCCGAAGGCCTGTCGATCAGCTTCGAGGCCCACCTGCTGGGCTCGAAGATCGAGTACGACGAGGCCTCGGACACCCTGACCATTCGCAACCTGCCGACTCAACTGACCGACCAGTTGAAGCGCCGCAAAGACTGATCGACCTGAGCAGAGGGCTGCAGCATGAAACGGATTTTGCTGATTCTTGCGGTACTGGCGACCTGGCAACACTGGGATCGCATCGAGCCACGGCTGTTCGGCAGCAACCAGCAGGTCGCCGGCCAGGGCGAGGTGATCCTCTACGCCACCAGCTGGTGCGGCTACTGCGCCAAGACCCGAGAGTTCCTAGGCGAACGCGGTATCGCCTATACCGAGCTGGACATCGAAAAGTCCCCCGAAGCCCGCCGCGCCTACGACGCCCTGGGTGGCCGCGGCGTGCCGGTGCTCAAGGTCAACGACACGGTGATCCACGGCTACAACCCGCAGGGGATTTTGGCGGCGTACTGAGTTCAGGTGAGGAACTGGCGGCTCAAGGTGAGCTATGGTCGATCCGCTCTGCTGCGGGTCATATGGATGAGTGCTGATCTACGGCTATCCAGAGAGGCTCTCTCTTCGACAGCAAAGGGCAAGAAACCTAGTTTCGGATAAAGTAGCAAGCCTGCTGTATTTTCATTGAAGCACGAGATCTGTACCTCTGCGGCGTCATAACGGTCGAACGCCAGAGCTGTCATCGTCTCTACGATAAAGGTAGCCACGCCGTTACCTCTTGCCTCTCGGGCAACGACGACATTGCCAATACAGCAAACCCCACCCGCTTCAACCTGATAAAAGTTAGCAAAACCGACTACACCATTCTCGCTCTCGACAACCGTCGAATCGAATCGTTGAGTAATCGCGTTAGACAGCTGAGCTTCAGTCAAAGGGTATTGAGCTTTCGGGAACATATAGAACAGTTCCTGAGCGTTAAGGGGAAAGCTACAAATCGTCTTGATGTCATCAGCCTTCACAGGCCTGTGTTGCAATATCATCGCGCGTCCTTGAGGTCTTTGCTTTCGGCACTCTAGCTCATCAATCTTATCAAACGCTTTATTTGGTTATCGGGATACACATCAATGCGATTGCAGCCGTTCGCGACCGGCAGCTTTCGGCCAAAAAGCGGTCATTTTGCGTTTTGGCCATTTCTCGCTGTGACCTGCAGACCAAACGATCAGGATGTGATTTATGTATATTGGTGAACTTGCCAAACGAGCGCACTGCACACCGAAGGCCATTCGTTTGTATGAGCGGATGGGGCTGATAACGCCTCAGCGGATGGGCAGCTATCGGTCTTACACCGCACATCATCTAAAACTTGTTCAGATGATCCGTCAGGCCCAGACGGTGGGTTTCAAATTGGCAGAAATGAGTGAGCTGCTAGCCGCCAAGCAGCACCAGGCGCCGTTTCCCCTGGCCCTTGCCAATCAGGGTATCGAAGCCAAGCGCGTGGAGCTAAACGTAGAAATCCAATCTCTGTTGAGTCGCCAAGCTAATCTCACCCAATTACAGCAGCAACTCAACGAGCAATTTGGCCCGGATTCGGGTGTCTGTACGCCAGTAGGTGCGTAAATGCTTGTATCAGGGCTTCCTGCGCAGGGCGAGGTTGGTAACCCAATTCGGTGACCGCTTTTTCAATGCTGTAGCGCTGCTGCACGCCATAAAACATCCGTACCTGACTTCGCAGCAATTCGGCTGGTTTGCCGATGATGGTGGCACGCAGCTCTTGCAGCCAGGCGATCAGCAGGAGTAACGCCTTGGGTGCACGCGGTGGCAGCCGATAACCGGGGCAGCAGGCGTTAAGCGCTAAAATCACGTCTGCCAGTGACGATGATTGCGAGTTCGCCAGAATGTAGCGTTGGCCAGAGAGGCCACTCTGTGCAGCTCGAATCAGGCCATCGGCTACGTCACGTACATCGACAAAATTGAAATGAAAGTTCGGATCAATTACCAGTCTGCGATCAAGAACGGCAGCGAGAAAGCCCATGGTGTCGGTCAGCCGTGTAGCATTCGGGCCGATGATCGCTGACGGCAATATGGCAACCATCGATAGATTCATAGCTTTTGCGGTTTCCCATGCAGCGCGCTCAGACAGAATCTTCGACAGGTAGTACGGATTCTGCTCCTCGGTGTTCCAGATAGTTTCATCCAACTGCTTGCCGCTGTGCCCCACGGCGGCCACTGAACTTACATACACCACGCGCTTGACGCCCGCCTCGGCAGCAGCACGCAACACGTTTCGTGTGCCCTGCACATTGACCTCAACGATCTCGGCGTACGGATTTTTCGCCCAGTGTTTGAACACAGCTGCCACTTGGTACAACACGTCTACGCCTTGCAAGGCATGGCGCAAAGAGTCCGGATCTAGCAGTTCGGCACGAACCACATGACAGCCGAGCGTGTTCAATTCTGTGGGCTGTTGCGGGTCACGAACGCCTGCGCGCACCTGCTGCCCTCTGGCGAGCAACTCTTTGACCAAGGTGTTGCCAAGATGCCCATTAGCACCGGTGACGAGCGATAGCGTTTGCATAGGTAGCCTTATCCACTAGGAGTGGAACCCGAAACAGATAAGGCATCGTGAGGGTTGCCCCTAGGGGCAGAGTCAACGAGAACGGGAACAGACCAGACAGACCACAGTCCCTGTGGGAGGAGCTTCATCCACGCTTAATCCCACAAGCATTGTTGCGACGTACTGAGCCGCTCACTCAGTGAGCGCGCCCGCCGACGCCGTCACTGTCGTGTCGCCACTGCCGTGGGCTGACGCCGAACCAGCGGCGGAAGGCGCGTGAGAAGGCACTGACTTCCGAGTAACCGAGCAGTGGCGCCAGGTTGGAGATGGGCAGTTGGTGCTGACGCAGGTAATGGGTGGCCAGTTCGCGGCGCAGCTTGTCCACCATCGCGGAGAAGGTCAGGCCCTGGTCGCGCAGGCGTCGCTGCAGTGACCAACTGCTCATGCCCAGCCGCTCGGCAGCCAGTTCCAGCACCGGCTCGCCAATCAGCAATTGCTGGCGAATCTGCTCACGGACGTCGTCGGCGATATCCCGCTCGCCTCGCCCGCTCAGGTTGCTGAGTTGGCTGAGCGAGTCCTGCATGACCAGCAGCAACACCGGGTCGCTCTGCGGCATGGCGCGATCCAGGCCGCGCTTGGGAATTACCAGCGAGTTGAACGGCTGCTCGAAATACACCGGCGCATCGAAGACTTTGCAGTGCTCATGCCAGTGTTCGGGGCGCGGGTGCTCGAAATGCACGGCCCGCGGCGCCCACTGATGGCCGAGCACGTGACGCACCAGATTGAGCACCATGCCCAGGGTCAGCTCGGCATCCTGACGGCGGCAGAGAATGGCGCCGTGGCGTACCTGATAGTCGAAGCGGTAGCACTCGCCTTCATCCACCAGGCGAATCAGGCTATTGCGCTGATGCAGGGGGAAGGCACGGGAAAAGTTGATCAACGCCTGCTCGACGGTCGCCGAGCACAACCCGATATAACCGAGCAGCCCCAGCGCCTGAGGCTTGAACTGCTGCCCATAGTAGAGACCGAAGTTGTCGCAGCCGGATTGCCGCGAGGCCTCCTCCAGCACCTGGCAGTAATTGGGCAGGGCCAGGCTCAGCGTCGGGTGGCGCAGGGACTCCGGGTCGATACCGGAAACGCCGAGGATGCGATCCGCGTCACCACCGTGTTTTTCGATAAAGCCACACAGACCGCTGGCAGCGGCCGCCAGGACGCCGCTATTGGTTTGCCCACCGGATAACAGGGACAAACCAGCAGCCAAACCGGACTGGGCGAGAACGGAGCTCATGGCGCCTCCTTCGTGACAATTCATGTCTGGAAGCAAGAAGCACGCCGCCCCTCGTCGGATCGACCGTACAGGCTCTGCACCGAGGCTCTGCGGACAGAAGGTGGTATCGCACCCGGCTAAAAAGCCCCAAAACGAGTCATTCGGAAACACCCGCACCGAAACGGGGCGCACCATTTGACTCACCACGACAGAGCCAAGGCTGTGGTGAAAATTTGACCTTGCAGAACAGCCAGCCCCGCCTAGCGTCAAGTCAGCGACATGAATTCGTCTCATAGTTCAAGCGAGCTCCGGTCGAACCATCGACCCCTTACAACTACAAGAAACCGTCCTTGGGAGAACTGTCATGATCTACGCCAAACCCGGTACCGCAGGCGCTGTCGTCACCCTCAAGCCGCGCTACGGCAACTACATCGGCGGTGAATTCGTCGCCCCGGTCGGTGGCCAGTACTTCACCAACACCAGCCCGGTGGATGCCTCGGTGATCGGTGAATTCCCCCGTTCCGACGCCAAGGACATCGACAAGGCCCTCGACGCCGCCCATGCCGCCGCCGATGCCTGGGGCAAGACCTCGGTGCAGGATCGTGCACTGATTCTGCTGAAGATCGCCGACCGCATCGAAGCCAACCTCGAACTGCTCGCCGTCGCGGAAACCTGGGACAACGGCAAGGCCGTGCGCGAGACCCTCAACGCCGACGTGCCGCTGGCCGCCGATCACTTCCGCTACTTCGCCGGCTGCATCCGCGCGCAGGAAGGCAGCGCGGCGGAGATCAACGAACACACCGCCTCCTATCACTTCCACGAACCGCTGGGCGTGGTCGGGCAGATCATCCCCTGGAACTTCCCGCTGCTGATGGCCGCCTGGAAACTGGCTCCGGCCCTGGCGGCCGGCAACTGCGTGGTGCTCAAGCCCGCCGAGCAGACGCCGCTGTCGATCAGCGTGTTCGCCGAGCTGGTGGGCGACCTGCTGCCGCCGGGCGTACTCAACATCGTTCAGGGTTATGGCCGTGAAGCCGGCGAGGCGCTGGCCACCAGCACGCGCATCGCCAAGATCGCCTTCACCGGCTCCACGCCGGTCGGCTCGCACATCATGAAATGCGCGGCCGCCAACATCATCCCGAGCACCGTGGAGCTGGGCGGCAAGTCGCCCAACGTGTTCTTCGAAGACATCATGCAAGCCGAGCCGGCGTTCATCGAGAAGGCCGCCGAAGGCCTGGTGCTGGCTTTCTTCAACCAGGGCGAGGTGTGTACCTGCCCGTCCCGCGCGCTGGTGCAGGAGTCGATCTTCGAGCCGTTCATGGTCGAGGTGATGAAGAAGATCAAGGTCATCAAGCGCGGCAACCCGCTGGATACCGAGACCATGGTCGGCGCCCAGGCCTCCCAGCAGCAGTACGACAAGATCCTCAGCTACCTGGAGATCGCCCAGCAGGAGGGTGCCGAGCTGCTCACTGGCGGTGCCACCGAGAAGCTCGAAGGCGACCTGGCCAGCGGTTATTACATCCAGCCGACCCTGCTCAAGGGCACCAACACGATGCGCGTGTTCCAGGAGGAAATCTTCGGCCCGGTGGTCGGCGTGACCACCTTCAAGGACGAAGCCGAAGCCCTGGCCATCGCCAACGACACCGAGTTCGGCCTGGGCGCTGGCGTGTGGACGCGCGACATCAACCGCGCCTACCGCATGGGCCGTGGCATCAAGGCCGGTCGCGTATGGACCAACTGCTACCACCTGTACCCGGCGCACGCTGCCTTTGGCGGCTACAAGAAGTCCGGGGTCGGGCGCGAAACCCACAAGATGATGCTCGACCACTACCAGCAGACCAAGAACCTGCTGATCAGCTACGACATCAATCCGCTGGGCTTCTTCTGATCTGCCGATTTGCCATAGCCAGCCAACCCATAAAGCAGCGCTCGCCGCACCGCGGCGGGCGTGAAGGAGTCCTGAAATGTCCAAAGAGACACTCTCCACACCCTCTCAGAGTGGTGTGGAAACCGAAGCCGTTGGCGCCGAGTACTTCGCCAACCGGCAATTGAAGCAGGGCGCTGCGGGCTGGATCCTGTTGATCGGCCTCGGCGTTGCCTACGTGATTTCCGGCGACTACGCCGGCTGGAACTTCGGCCTGGCGCAAGGCGGCTGGGGCGGCATGTTCATCGCCACCCTGCTGATGGCGACCATGTACCTGTGCATGTGCTTCTCGCTGGCCGAACTGTCTTCGATGATCCCCACCGCAGGCGGCGGCTATGGGTTCACCCGTACCGCCTTCGGCCCGTGGGGCGGCTTCCTGACCGGTACGGCGATCCTCATCGAGTACGCCATCGCCCCCGCAGCCATCGCCTGCTTCATCGGCGCCTACTGCGAGTCGCTGTTCGGCATCGGCGGCTGGATCATCTACCTGGTGTTCTACGTGGTGTTCATCGGCATCCACATCCTCGGTGCCGGTGAGGCGCTGAAGCTGATGTTCGTGATCACCGCCGTGGCGGCCATCGCGCTGGGCGTGTACATCGTGGCCATGGTGCCGCACTTTCAGGTCGCCAATCTGTTCGATATCCCGGCTACCGAGGCCACTGGTGCCAGCGCCTTCCTGCCGTTCGGCTACCTGGGCATCTGGGCCGCCCTGCCCTATGGCATCTGGTTCTTCCTGGCGGTCGAAGGCGTGCCGCTGGCCGCCGAGGAAACCAAGGATCCCAAGCGCGACCTGCCACGCGGCTTGATCGGCGCCGTGCTGGTACTGCTGGTGTTCGCCGGGCTGATTCTGTTGGTCGGCCCTGGCGCTGCCGGTGCGCAGTCGCTGGTGGCTTCGGGCAACCCGCTGGTCGAGTCGCTGGTCAAGGTCTACGGTGGTTCCACCTGGATGAGCCAGTTCGTCAACCTGGTCGGCCTGGCTGGCCTGATCGCCAGCTTCTTCTCGATCATCTACGCCTATTCGCGGCAGATCTTCGCCCTATCGCGCGCCGGCTACCTGCCACGTAGCCTGTCGCTGACCAACCGCAACAAGGCACCGGTGATGGCGCTGATCGTACCGGGCATCATCGGCTTCGGCCTGTCGCTGACCGGCCAGGGCGACCTGCTGATTCTGGTCGCGGTATTCGGGGCCACCGTATCCTATGTACTGATGATGGCGGCGCACATCACCCTGCGCACCCGTCGCCCCGACATGCCCCGCCCCTATCGGACCCCTGGCGGCGTGCTGACTTCGTCGGTGGCTCTGGTGCTGGCTGCCGTGGCGCTGGTGGCCTGCTTCCTGGTCGACCTGCGCGTCGTGATCGGCGCTGCCATCATCTACGCTCTGTTCATCGCCTACTTCGCCTTGTACAGCCGTCACCATCTGGTGTCCGGTACGCCGGAGGAAGAGTTCGCCGCCATCCAGGCAGCTGAACGCTCCCTACGCTGATTGACCCCAAGTGGCCGCTGCGGCGGCCACGACAGGAGATACGCTATGGCTCGTTTTACCCACACCATCGGCAACATGACCTGGAGCTTCGACAGCCTGCGCGAGCTGATGGCCAAGGCCAGCCCGGCGCGCTCGGGCGATTATCTGGCAGAGGTCGCCGCGCAGAGCGACGCCGAACGGGCTGCGGCGCAAATGGCTCTGGCCAACGTGCCGCTCAAGCATTTTCTGCAGGAAGCACTGATTCCCTACGAAAAGGACGAGGTCA encodes:
- the exaC gene encoding acetaldehyde dehydrogenase ExaC; amino-acid sequence: MIYAKPGTAGAVVTLKPRYGNYIGGEFVAPVGGQYFTNTSPVDASVIGEFPRSDAKDIDKALDAAHAAADAWGKTSVQDRALILLKIADRIEANLELLAVAETWDNGKAVRETLNADVPLAADHFRYFAGCIRAQEGSAAEINEHTASYHFHEPLGVVGQIIPWNFPLLMAAWKLAPALAAGNCVVLKPAEQTPLSISVFAELVGDLLPPGVLNIVQGYGREAGEALATSTRIAKIAFTGSTPVGSHIMKCAAANIIPSTVELGGKSPNVFFEDIMQAEPAFIEKAAEGLVLAFFNQGEVCTCPSRALVQESIFEPFMVEVMKKIKVIKRGNPLDTETMVGAQASQQQYDKILSYLEIAQQEGAELLTGGATEKLEGDLASGYYIQPTLLKGTNTMRVFQEEIFGPVVGVTTFKDEAEALAIANDTEFGLGAGVWTRDINRAYRMGRGIKAGRVWTNCYHLYPAHAAFGGYKKSGVGRETHKMMLDHYQQTKNLLISYDINPLGFF
- the eat gene encoding ethanolamine permease, with amino-acid sequence MSKETLSTPSQSGVETEAVGAEYFANRQLKQGAAGWILLIGLGVAYVISGDYAGWNFGLAQGGWGGMFIATLLMATMYLCMCFSLAELSSMIPTAGGGYGFTRTAFGPWGGFLTGTAILIEYAIAPAAIACFIGAYCESLFGIGGWIIYLVFYVVFIGIHILGAGEALKLMFVITAVAAIALGVYIVAMVPHFQVANLFDIPATEATGASAFLPFGYLGIWAALPYGIWFFLAVEGVPLAAEETKDPKRDLPRGLIGAVLVLLVFAGLILLVGPGAAGAQSLVASGNPLVESLVKVYGGSTWMSQFVNLVGLAGLIASFFSIIYAYSRQIFALSRAGYLPRSLSLTNRNKAPVMALIVPGIIGFGLSLTGQGDLLILVAVFGATVSYVLMMAAHITLRTRRPDMPRPYRTPGGVLTSSVALVLAAVALVACFLVDLRVVIGAAIIYALFIAYFALYSRHHLVSGTPEEEFAAIQAAERSLR